In Rhodococcus pseudokoreensis, the DNA window ACTACAGCAGGTACGTCGAGCACCTTCGCCGCCACCACCCGGACGCCGAGGTGCCGAGCGAGCGCGATTACTGGAAAGCGCGCTACGCGGACGCCGACGCCAACCCCGGCGCCCGCTGCTGCTGACCACACCGTGCCGTCCCGGCGTTCCCCAGTACTGTCAGTACTGATCGGCTGAGCAGACACGGCAGGGAGGACCATCTGTGACGGAGAAGGAAGCCACGGCACCGTCCGGGAGCACGATCACGAAACCGGACCGCGGGCACCTCATCGGGGTGGGTGCGATGTGGCTGGCCAAGTGGTCGCTGGTCCTCGTGGCAATCTCGCTGGGCGCGTTGCTGTTCGGATGGATCATCGAGAAGCTGTGGGTGATCGTCCTCCCCGTGCTGCTGGCGATCGTGGTGTGCACGGTGCTGTGGCCGCCGACACGCGCGATGACGAAGCGGCGGATCCCCCCGGCGGCGGCCGCCGCGACAACGCTCGTCGTGTTCATCGCCGTCGTCGCCGGGATCATCGCCGGCATCGTGCCGTCCGTCGTCAGTCAGGCCCCCGAGCTGGCCAACAAAGCCACCCAGGGCATCAACCAGGTGCAGGACTGGTTGAAGGGTCCGCCGATCAACCTGCAGGACGACCAGATCGACCAGGGCATCCACACGATCATCGTGAAGGTCCAGGAGAGTGGAACGGTCATCGC includes these proteins:
- a CDS encoding YbdD/YjiX family protein produces the protein MNKVVGAVRTAWWWTGALMGDHDYSRYVEHLRRHHPDAEVPSERDYWKARYADADANPGARCC